From Lentimicrobiaceae bacterium, the proteins below share one genomic window:
- a CDS encoding 4Fe-4S binding protein, with protein MNSIIKYITDVYKGVISLLTGLKVTGKYFFSPKEIVTQQYPENRIGKNTRTKKKLEMFERFKGEIVMPHNDKNEHKCTGCGICEINCPNGTIEVISQFRVNEEGKKKRELDKHIYHLGMCTFCGLCIKNCPSTAIAFSQEFEHAVFDRSKLTKILNKEGSTLMKGVE; from the coding sequence ATGAACAGTATAATCAAATATATTACCGACGTTTATAAGGGAGTAATCTCCCTGCTGACTGGATTGAAAGTTACCGGAAAGTATTTTTTTAGTCCGAAAGAAATTGTTACCCAACAATATCCTGAAAACCGTATCGGGAAGAATACCCGGACGAAAAAAAAGCTGGAAATGTTTGAACGGTTTAAGGGTGAAATTGTTATGCCTCATAATGACAAGAATGAGCACAAATGTACCGGTTGTGGAATTTGTGAAATAAACTGCCCAAACGGTACTATTGAAGTAATATCGCAATTCAGGGTAAACGAAGAAGGCAAAAAGAAAAGGGAATTGGACAAACACATTTACCACCTGGGAATGTGCACATTCTGCGGGCTTTGCATTAAAAACTGCCCATCTACTGCCATAGCTTTTTCTCAGGAATTTGAACATGCCGTATTCGACAGGAGTAAGCTTACAAAAATTTTAAATAAAGAAGGTTCCACCTTAATGAAAGGAGTAGAGTGA
- a CDS encoding NADH-quinone oxidoreductase subunit J yields the protein MFIIFAGMIVLFSMLTVTSRRILRAATYLLIVLISTAGLYFMLNYQFLAAVQLTLYAGGIVVLIIFSILLTSHISQKFEIIALKKKLFSAIAAIAGAVLCITSILQFEFKANTAVEQEINMDVIGKSLLNYGDKGYVLPFELISILLLAVMIGAIVIAKKRKE from the coding sequence ATGTTTATAATCTTTGCCGGGATGATTGTCCTTTTTTCGATGCTTACCGTTACAAGCCGGCGAATATTACGGGCAGCCACTTATTTGCTTATTGTGCTTATTTCTACGGCAGGACTGTATTTTATGCTTAATTACCAGTTTCTCGCTGCCGTACAACTTACTTTGTATGCCGGAGGTATTGTTGTTTTGATAATTTTTTCCATTTTGCTTACCAGCCATATTAGTCAAAAGTTTGAAATTATTGCACTGAAGAAGAAACTATTTTCGGCTATTGCTGCCATAGCAGGGGCTGTATTGTGCATTACTTCTATACTTCAATTCGAATTTAAAGCTAACACAGCAGTTGAACAAGAAATAAATATGGATGTAATTGGGAAAAGCCTGCTTAATTATGGTGATAAAGGATATGTGCTTCCTTTTGAATTAATTTCTATATTGCTGCTTGCAGTTATGATTGGTGCCATTGTTATTGCTAAGAAACGTAAAGAATAA
- the nuoK gene encoding NADH-quinone oxidoreductase subunit NuoK translates to MNEGIPLQYFLILGTIMFFVGIYGFLVRRNLITILMSIELILNSVNINFVAFNKYLYPDQLQGHFFSIFIIAVAAAEASLAIAIIINIYRRIASINVEDVSEMKY, encoded by the coding sequence ATGAACGAAGGAATACCGTTACAATATTTTTTAATCCTCGGAACTATAATGTTTTTTGTAGGAATTTATGGATTTCTGGTGCGCAGAAACCTTATTACGATTTTAATGTCTATTGAATTAATTTTAAACTCAGTAAACATAAATTTTGTTGCGTTTAACAAATATTTATATCCCGACCAATTACAAGGACATTTTTTCAGCATTTTTATTATTGCCGTTGCAGCAGCCGAAGCATCGCTTGCTATAGCTATTATCATAAATATTTACAGGAGAATTGCAAGCATTAATGTGGAAGATGTTAGCGAAATGAAATATTAA